Part of the Salinimonas lutimaris genome, TTCAGCTGGTGCAGGCCACGTTTTTCGTATTCTTTTTTGTACATCCGGCCAGGCATTACAATGGCAATATACTGGTCAGCGGTAACCAGGTTAGTTCCCAGGCACGTTAAAATTGTGCGGCTAATCATGTCACCGGCTGACTTAGCTCCTTTAAGAATGGTGCTCACCGCGCGTTTTAACAAGCCTACTTTTTCTAAAACCGCACCAAATGACATGGCAGAGATAATCAGCCAGATCGTGTTCAGCATAGATGACATACCGCCCCGGCTTAACAGACTGTTCAGGTTTTCATCCGGCGTGGAGAAACTCACTCCGTCAAACAATGCCGTCCACACAACTTTTAAGGTACCGACCGCCGAAGAGTCAGATGCATCAGCCATCGACAGTACCACATCCTGCTGAAACAACACTGCCCATAAGGCACCAACCAGGGCACCAATAGATACCGCCGGAAATGCCGGCATTTTTTTGATTGCCAGGGTGAGTAGCAATACCAGCGGAACTAGCAAATACCAGCCTAAATCAAACGACTCCGCCAACAAAACCTGCATGGATTCAATACGTTCAACACTGGCGCCTGAAGACTGGCTGAAACCAAGAATAACAAACAGAATCAGGGTTATCACATAGCTGGGGATGGTAGTCCACAACATATAGCGAATGTGTTCAAATAAGTCAGTTCCTGCCACAGCCGGGGCCAGATTGGTGGTTTCTGATAAAGGTGAAATCTTATCGCCAAAATAAGAGCCAGAAACAACCGCACCGGCAGCAATAGCCGGCGACATATCCATCCCGGCTGCTACACCCATCAGGGCCACACCGACTGTCGCGGCGGTTGTCCAGGAGCTACCAATACTCATCGCTACCACGCCACAAATCAAGCAGCTGGCTGCGTAAAAGAAAGACGGATTCAGCAGTTCAAGACCGTAGTAAATCAACGTCGGGACGGTGCCTGCCAGCATCCACGTGCCAATCAGTGAGCCAACAGCCAGCAGGATCAGACATGCCCCCAGAGACATGGAAATTCCATTGACGATTCCCTGTTCGATGTCAGCCCATTTATGGCCGTTTTTCATGCCTATAATAGCCGCCATACCGGTGGCCAGTAGCAGCGCTATCTGGTTAGGCCCGAAAGAAGAGTTATCACCAAAAAGGTATACCGCTGAGCCCATCATGATTACCAGCGCAATAACAGGTAACAAGGCATCTAACAGGGAGGGTTCTTTGATTTTATCAGTCATTATTATAGGTCTTCTAATTAGATCACAGAACGGACAAACATAACGGCAATGATGACCGGACAAACAAAACGTACGTACCAGGGCCAGATTTTCCAGAACAGGCTGTGTTCTGCGGCTTCATCGCCCTGTTTAAGCTCAGCCAGAATAGCATCTCGGCGCCAGACCCAGCCGGCAAATATACACAATACCAGTCCCAGTAATGGCTGGCTCCACTCGGTGGTTAGCTTGACAACCATTCCGAAGAGCTGGTCGAAATTCAGCATGATGATGCAACTGGCAGCAAAAATGATAGCGGTCATCAGCCACACGGCTTTTTTGCGTTGCATCCCTTTGCTCTCAACCAGATATGAAACCGGTACTTCCAGCATCGAAATCGACGAAGTGACAGACGCGATGCCCATGAGTGCAAAGAATGCCATCGACACAACAATACCCATAGTGCCGATAGAACCGAACAACGCCGGCAATACGGTAAATATGAGCTTATCACCATCAATCAGTACACCGTCAGCATTGAAAATCTCAACACCGTTGTACAGAGCAACATACATGGCGGGAATAATCAGCATACCCGCAATAATCGCAACGCCGATATCGACCAACGCAACCGAAGCACCAATGCGCGGCAGGTTTTCCTGTTTGCTAACGTAAGAACCATATACCAGCATAGTACCGACACCCAATGACATTGAGAAAAATGCCTGTCCCATTGCGCTGATCAACAACTCGGCCTCAAACACGCGGCTAAAATCGGGTACCAGATAAGCACTCCAGCCTTCGGCAGCGCCCGGCTGCATACTGACATAGCCAATCAATAACAAGATGATAATCACCAGGGTTGGCATCAGACGTACGGACCATTTTTCAATACCGGCTTTCACACCGCCCAGCACAATCAGTGACGTCAACACCATAAAGATGGCGCAGAAAATGATATTACGCGGCGTAGAAAAGGATACCAGCCACTGAGAGGCAGCGTCTGCACCAACCAGCGATACCGCCCCGTCGGCCAGATAAGCCAGCATCCAGCCACCTACAATGGCATAAAAAGCCAGAATCATGGAAACGGTGACAAACCCCCATGCACCGGTAGCCCGGCCAATAGCAGATCCATTTGAAATACTGCCCAGCGCATCGATCATATTGGAACGGGTTGCCCGGCCAATAATTAATTCGGCCATCAGAACCGGGTAAGAAAGAACAAAGGCCAGTAACAGATATACCAGCACAAATGCCGCACCACCATTAGTGGCAACTTGTGTCGGAAAACCCCAAATATTTCCCAACCCGACGGCAGATCCCGCAGCGGCTAATATAAAGCCGATACGCGACGAGAATTCACCTCGCATAGCCATGTGTATGTTCCCAATTATTATTGTTGTCGTTTGTGTGCTACATATACAAAAAGGGCTGGCTTTTTAGCACCAGCCCTTTGTATTTGCTTTATTATTTTTGATGAATTGCGTACTTTCCAGTGTTCAGCATATCGTATGTGATGTTGGCGGCTTCATCCAGAAACGGGTCCAGCTCTTCCAGATCATCGGGCAGATCATCCATCGACTCAACCGGCTCTTTGCCCATGCGCGCTAAGCGTTCATTGGCACGTCTAAGCTCCAGTTTTTCGTCTTCGTCTTTTTCTGCCAGGCGTTCAGATTCCACTAAAGAAACATAATCGCGCTCTTTTTTCTCTTTGTAATCCTTGATGTCTTCCTGCAGATAACCAAACTCAGGATCCTGCATAATGCGCTTATTATGCTTGGCTGTCAGCACATCCAGGGCATTCTGCGCATCACCGAAAGTGGCATAATTTGCCCGGTCAATGCTATCCCATGGCAAAGCTGATTCTTCCTGGCTTTCGCCCCACTCGGCCGGGTCAATCGGTGACGGATAAGTGATATCCGGTACCACGCCTTTGTGCTGTGTACTACCGCCATTGATACGGTAGAACTTAGCAATGGTGAACTGCACACTGCCCAGCGGATTTTCATACAAATCATAAATCCGGCCAAGACCACGATGCTGTTGTACGGTGCCCTTTCCAAAGGTTTGTTCACCCACAATCAGTGCACGGTTGTAATCCTGCATGGCCGCGGCAAAAATTTCGGAGGCGGATGCACTGTACCGGTCAACCAGCACGGTTAGCGGGCCATCATAAGACACGCTGCCGTCAGTATCGCGGTTAACACTGATTTTACCTTCACCATAGCGAATCTGTACCACCGGGCCTTTTTCAATAAACAGGCCGGTTAGCAAAGTGGCTTCGGTCAGTGAACCACCACCGTTACCTCGCAGATCAACGATAATGCCTTTAACATCCTGCGCGTTCAGTTTTTCAATTTCTTTTTCAACGTCTGCATGCAGGTTGTTGTAGAAGCTTGGAATGGTAATGACGCCCAGCTTTTCGTCCTTATGCGGACCACTGTCAGGCGTATACACTTCAGATTTTGCGGCGCGGTCTTCCAGTTTAATCTTATCCCGGGTCAGGCTGACCACAGACATCGATTTACTTTCACTGGCCCCTTTTTGAACCTGCAGACGAACGGTTGAGCCTTTTGGCCCTTTGATCAGGTCTACCACTTCATCCAGACGCCAACCTACTACATCAACAAAATCTTCTTCATCCTGAGCCACGCCGATGATTTTATCTTCCGGCTTCAGCGCATTGGACTTATCGGCAGGGCCGCCCGCCACAATGCTTTTAATAATGGTGAAATCATC contains:
- the prc gene encoding carboxy terminal-processing peptidase; protein product: MKDILRISIAGAFLTMGVGAGAVTSTPDVDGLPILQQESQHSVAAKRVSALFTRAHYKEITLDNALSEQVFDRFLKSLDSNKQVLLKEDIDAFREYQDDFDEALSRGNMKVAYDMFNVTSERRLQRFEYALSLLDEKFDFEKAGDKFYYDREDAQWPTSEKELDEIWRQRVKYDALNLILAGKTWEEAKDLLTKRYNRAIKRLKQTQSEDVFQSVMNSFARTIEAHTSYLSPRNAERFQMDMNLSFEGIGAVLQSEDDFTIIKSIVAGGPADKSNALKPEDKIIGVAQDEEDFVDVVGWRLDEVVDLIKGPKGSTVRLQVQKGASESKSMSVVSLTRDKIKLEDRAAKSEVYTPDSGPHKDEKLGVITIPSFYNNLHADVEKEIEKLNAQDVKGIIVDLRGNGGGSLTEATLLTGLFIEKGPVVQIRYGEGKISVNRDTDGSVSYDGPLTVLVDRYSASASEIFAAAMQDYNRALIVGEQTFGKGTVQQHRGLGRIYDLYENPLGSVQFTIAKFYRINGGSTQHKGVVPDITYPSPIDPAEWGESQEESALPWDSIDRANYATFGDAQNALDVLTAKHNKRIMQDPEFGYLQEDIKDYKEKKERDYVSLVESERLAEKDEDEKLELRRANERLARMGKEPVESMDDLPDDLEELDPFLDEAANITYDMLNTGKYAIHQK
- the nhaC gene encoding Na+/H+ antiporter NhaC, which encodes MTDKIKEPSLLDALLPVIALVIMMGSAVYLFGDNSSFGPNQIALLLATGMAAIIGMKNGHKWADIEQGIVNGISMSLGACLILLAVGSLIGTWMLAGTVPTLIYYGLELLNPSFFYAASCLICGVVAMSIGSSWTTAATVGVALMGVAAGMDMSPAIAAGAVVSGSYFGDKISPLSETTNLAPAVAGTDLFEHIRYMLWTTIPSYVITLILFVILGFSQSSGASVERIESMQVLLAESFDLGWYLLVPLVLLLTLAIKKMPAFPAVSIGALVGALWAVLFQQDVVLSMADASDSSAVGTLKVVWTALFDGVSFSTPDENLNSLLSRGGMSSMLNTIWLIISAMSFGAVLEKVGLLKRAVSTILKGAKSAGDMISRTILTCLGTNLVTADQYIAIVMPGRMYKKEYEKRGLHQLNLSRSLEDGGTLTSPLIPWNTCGAYMHGVLGVHPFEYIFYAFFNVINPVLAVIYAYVGIKILRIKPPFETKETEA
- a CDS encoding sodium-dependent transporter, with the protein product MAMRGEFSSRIGFILAAAGSAVGLGNIWGFPTQVATNGGAAFVLVYLLLAFVLSYPVLMAELIIGRATRSNMIDALGSISNGSAIGRATGAWGFVTVSMILAFYAIVGGWMLAYLADGAVSLVGADAASQWLVSFSTPRNIIFCAIFMVLTSLIVLGGVKAGIEKWSVRLMPTLVIIILLLIGYVSMQPGAAEGWSAYLVPDFSRVFEAELLISAMGQAFFSMSLGVGTMLVYGSYVSKQENLPRIGASVALVDIGVAIIAGMLIIPAMYVALYNGVEIFNADGVLIDGDKLIFTVLPALFGSIGTMGIVVSMAFFALMGIASVTSSISMLEVPVSYLVESKGMQRKKAVWLMTAIIFAASCIIMLNFDQLFGMVVKLTTEWSQPLLGLVLCIFAGWVWRRDAILAELKQGDEAAEHSLFWKIWPWYVRFVCPVIIAVMFVRSVI